The genomic DNA TTCCGTCATGTCGTTCAGGATCAAATTTTTCCCCGGATATGACAGCTGTGAGCCTGCAGGTCTGTTCGCTCTCCGGCTGGCCATCTTCGCAGACCAGCTCATTGATGTGGATGGTCTTTCCTATAAAGCCATACGCATCGAAATGAAATATCAGTTCATTCAGCCATGAAACCAGGAGCCCGTCGAGGGAATGGCTTTCAACCGCCGGCGTGACTGTTTCTTTTTCTTTTATAAAATCGGGGTCTGTAATCAGGCTGTACATGCCGGCTGCGGCATTAACGAACGCCTCTTTGCTGCTCCTCCCGAACGCTCTGAGTCCGACATCACCTGATATATCAAGGACGGTATATTTCTCCATGAATAAAATATCATCCCGGGAATCCGGGACAATAAACGAATGCCCGGGGATGGCGATCCCTATTTCTTGCCTGTTTCCTGTTTCGGCTTCTGTTGCGGTTCAGCTTCCTGACCCGGTTTTTCCTGCTTTTCCTCCGCTGCGCCGAGTTTGGAAACCGCGTCCCTGTTTATCTCAACCTTGTAGGCTTTTTTCAGGTCCTCGATATACGTATCAAAAAACTCTTTCTGTTTTTCGGCGGAAAGTCGCTGCATCAGCACATGCTGAATCTTGTCAAACTCTACCGGTTTCCCCATTTTCTTGTCTGTTGTCTTGATGAGATGGTATCCGAACCTTGTTTTCACAGGCCCGCTTACTTCTCCGGGTTTCAGTTTTGCCGCTGCTGATTCGAACTCCGGAACCATCTGGCCTGCGGAGAAGAATCCGAGATCCCCGCCATTGGGCGCGGAACCGGGGTCTATCGAAAGCTTCTTTGCAAGTGCGGAAAAATCCTCACCTTTCTTGAGTCTTTCCTGTACCTTTTTCGCTTCCTCTTCGGTCTTTACCAGGATATGGCTGGCCCTGATCTGGCTGACAGATGCGAGTTCCTCCTTGTGTTTTTCATAATAATCCTTTACGTCCTTTTCCGTAACCTTTGTCTTCTCCTCGATCTCTTTTTCGAGGAGCTGGCTGATGAGCGTCAGTTTCCTGAACTCTTCAACCTTTTTCTGGAATTCAGTGTCTTTGTCAAGCCCCCTCTTTACCGCCTCCTGATACAGCATTTCCTTCTTGATAAGCTCGTCGAGAAACTGCTCCTTGCCCTTACTGTCCTCGAACATCTTCTGTGCAAAATCGGGAAGATTCTTGAATTCCCTTTCGAGATCATTCTGTGTGATTTTTGTATTTCCGACCTTTGCGAGATAAGGCCCTTTCTGTTCCCCCTTTTGTGCACACGCAGCAAGGAGGGAAATGCTGAAGACAAGAACCAATAACTTTCTCATGAACTCCTCCTGTTCGATGAATTTTACTTTTATAGCATAAGATACATTCTTTTTGACACATAAAAATTTTTGTGATAGAGTAACTGAATTTACCGGTATTCCCATGGTGCGGAAGAAATCTCATACATTGTTCCAAAAAGCAGGCACGCTAATCCCGGGCGGTGTCAACAGCCCTGTCCGGGCTTTCAGGGCTGTCGGAGGAAATCCGGTATTCATCCGGAAGGCAAAAGGATCAAAGCTCTATGATGTGGACGGCAATGTCTACATAGACTATGTGCTTTCCTGGGGTCCCCTTATCCTCGGGCACGCGCACGCAAAGGTTGTCAGCGCCCTCAAGAAGGCTGTGGAAAATGGCACAAGTTATGGTGCGCCCACTTCCCTCGAAATCCAGCTTGCTGAACTGGTCCTGAAAGCCTATCCTTCAATGGACAAGGTGAGGATGGTAAATTCCGGCACAGAGGCAACCATGAGCGCCATTAGGGTTGCGCGCGGATTTACCGGAAGGGATAAGATAATAAAATTTGAGGGATGCTATCACGGACATGCCGACGGACTGCTCGTAAAAGCCGGCTCCGGTGCAACAACCTTCGGTGTTCCGGATAGTCCGGGTGTCCCGAAATCATATGCAAAAAATACAATAACACTGCCTTTCAATGATATCAGCGCGCTCACCTCAGTTATCAGGAATGAATGGAAATCCCTTGCCTGTGTCATTCTTGAACCTGTCGTCGGAAACATAGGCTGCGTGCTCCCGAAGCCCGGGTTCCTCGAATCTCTCAGGAGATTGACCAATGATCACGGCATTGTCCTGATATTTGACGAGGTGATGACAGGGTTCAGGGTATCATATGGAGGAGCACAGGAATCCTTCGGAATCACGCCTGATATGACCTGCCTTGGCAAGGTTATCGGAGGCGGTCTTCCTGTCGGTGCGTATGGCGGGAAAAAGGAGATCATGTCAATGGTGTCACCTGAAGGCCCTGTATACCAGGCAGGCACACTCTCCGGGAATCCGCTCGCGATGACTGCCGGGATTGAGACCCTGAAGATTCTCGCCAGAAAGGATACATACAGGAAACTTGAAAATACCGCCGCACTCCTTGAGCGCGGACTCAGAGATGCTGCAAAATCATCCGGAGTCAGTACCCGATTCTACCGTGCCGGCACTATGTTCTGCACCTATTTTACCAACACCGATGTAGTCGACTATGCAACTGCAAAGACTTCCGACACTGCGCGGTTCTCCAGGTTTTTTGCTTCCATGCTCGAACACGGTGTATATCTCGCACCGTCACAGTTTGAGTCCGGATTCATATCCCTCGCCCATACCCCGCACGATATCGAGAAAACCGTGAAGGCCGCATACAGGTCATTCACTGCACTCAGGTAAGCACTCCCTTTGTAATTATGTCGTTTCAGTCGTTTTATCCGGTTTATTTATTCCATGCCTGTGCTAAAATCTTAGAAAGGAAAAGAATATGGGTTTTTCTAATTTCAGGGAGTATATGCAGGCATGGATTGTCGGGCTGCATCTTGTCTTATCCACCTTTATCGGCCTCGCAATGGGGTATGGCCTCGATTATCTTATGGACAGATGGTTCGGCTGGCATACAAAGCCCTGGCTGACAGTCATTTTTCTCATATTCGGCATCATTGCAGGGTTTAAAGAACTCTACCTGATGGCCAGGAAAGCAGACCGTGATTCAGATAAAAAGAATTTATAAGCAGGGCATCCCCATTCTCGTTGCGCTGGCCTCTCTCTCAGCGCTCATGGAATGGAAAAAGTTTCCGGTCAGTATTCTTGTCGGAGGCATCCTCGGTCTCGCAAACCTGAAAGGACTCGCCTGGGGACTGAGGGATTTCGGCAGTCACCCCAGTCCGAGCGGCAAGGTGATTTTTCTAAGTCTGGTCAGGTTTTTTATCCTCGCCTGTATCCTGATTGTGCTGGTCATAGCAAAACTGATCAATCCTGTGGGAGTCCTGATAGGATTCACCGTAGTATTTGTGCTGGTCTTGATTGAGGGGCTGCGTATCGCACGTGAGTCATCTAGACAAAGCATCCATGATGACGGGAACCCGCAGCCATGAATCAGATGCTTCTGGAAGGACCGTTTATCCCTGTCATTTTTGAAATCTGATATCACTCAGTCTGTTTTTTTCACATGTATATGATATGCACTTTAAGGATGCTAACCCGTTGCACCATTTGCAGTGCGTACCATCGATGCATGCGTTTCTTGTTTTATTAAAATCTTATATGTTTATATAAACATACTTAAATAAAAGTTTTAAAGGAGGCGTATTATGGATTCCCAGGAACTGCTGAAGCAGGCGCAGGTGCTTCTCGCTGAAGGCAAGGATGCAGAAAGCGCTGATGCCTTTACAAAAGCTCTCGAAGCAGGGGCAGACCCGTATATATGCTATTTGAGCCGCGGAGTCGCCTATATCAAAATGCAGGAAATAGACAAGGCGGTTGATGATTTCAGTCAGGCTGCAAACGCCAACAGTCAAAGCCCGAGGGCCTATTTGTATCGCGGCATGGCATACATGATGAAGGTGGAATTTGAAAATGCAGTGGCAGATTTTACGAGGGCACTGGAACTCAAGACCGACTTTGGCATGGCAATGTTTGCACGGGGGGTGTCCTATGCGAGACTTGGCAGATTCGAAGAGGCATCACGCGATATGATGACTGTTATGCCGCAGATGGAACAGAACCTCCAGAGTTTTGCCGATTCCTACGGGATTGTGAGAACAGAAATGTGGAAAGTAATGGCACAGCTTTCGGGGGAGGCAAAGACACCGACACTTGACCTGAATGAGAAAGACATGAACACCCTGAAAAAGTGGCTTGGTGATGCATAGAAGCTGCTAATTCTGCAAAGATTTCATGAACTCAGAGAATCTTGGGTCTCCCTGGGTCAGTTCAATACCCATCCCGTTTTTGCGTTCTATCAAATTGACATTGCGGACATATTTGACTATGCCGTGCAACCTGCACACACTGTCATCCAGCAGTCTTAGGTTGATTGCGACTGATGTCCCTACAGGAAAGTTTCTCTGAGATCTGATAAAAAAGCCTTTTTGAGATACCCTCACGGTGATTCCCTGAATCATATAATCCCGGAAGTGTATTTCTGCGGGCAGTTTCACCAAATACCGTTGATGCTGCCTTTTTATTCCCACAATGTAATACTATCAACTTTTGCGTGCCGAAACCAGTAAATTGTGGGGGGGCTAGTGGCAGGCAGTCTCGCTCCGATTATTCAAAAACTGTGTGTACGATGACAGGAGAGAGTATTTTCGCCCAGGCCCGTTTTTCACAACGAGATCGACACGGCCTCATTTCACTCTTCCTTGCGATGGCAGCATAATAAAACAAGCGCCTGTTATGCAACAGGTATTAAACAGTTGAAATGCGTATCCCCTATTTGGGACATTCAGATTTGAACGGATCCGGTTTTTGCGTTATAGTTGTTCCTGGAAATCGATTCCGCAATGAATACTCATGACTGAACAGAAACACAGATGGCGGTTTGCGATCGACAGGGGCGGGACTTTTACCGACATCGTTGCCCTCCATGCCAGTACCCGGCAGCTTGCCCAGTCCATGATCGCTATAAGATAGCAGAATCCCCTATACATCGGCAGATACGTTATATCTGCTGCCCAGCACTGATTGGCTTTAGTGATTTCAGAGCTGGCTGGGAAAAACTGGACAGGTGTTGAATCTTCTTAGTAAATTCATTATCTGTTGAAACTCCAAAAGAAATTTCCATAAACAGGACCATTGTATGGATAGTTGGTATACCCTCCGCTACACAACCTATAAGGTGAGTAATCAAGCTTCTTTACAACAGGACATATCACTCCTCTTTCTTTCCAGCAATTAATACCGCAGTAGGCACCCGTTGGTGAATACATTGGAACAAATCTATAACAACCATCAGTTCCCCACTGCGGGTTCCAATACCACTCAAGTTTACCTGCTCTAAATTCTTGTCCACTTTGAGAAGCCCAAAAAGAATTCCAGATTCCAGAAGATGTGCATGTTCCATTGCATTTTTCACCACTCATAGTTCCATAAAGGCATTTCCCAGCAATAGGGTCTGGTACTCTACCATTAAATACATCCTCATATACTTTTGCGGAGCCCGAAGTGTAACTGCCAATCTTCAATCCCTCATAGACTCCTTTCTCTATAACGTAATAATAACGCTTGTGTAGAGCAGTTACATCACCAGCAGGAATTGTATAGCCAGGTGCGTTATGGAAACAATATTGAGTCCCAACGCAATCTATGGTACCACTCAAAATATTTACCCGGGTTCTGATATTCCAGCCGACTGCACGCATCATCCCAACAGTACCTGAACCGAAGGAACCAGCCTTTTCAGCCTCTCCATTAATAGTCCAGACCATATAGTATCTAGCTTTACATGCCCAATCGGTTGAACTGCAATATGGAGATGTGTCTCTTATATCTGCAGCTGATACTGTACCAGATTTCAAACTCTCACCATCTTTTGAATTTTCACTTTTAAAAAAGATATCCTTTTGAAGCTTACTCCCAGGAATTTTATATTTTGTTGGTAAAGGTGCTCTATAGCCGCCAGTATCACTGAATTTCAAGTATTTTTTGTATTCCTCTTCTGCCTTTTTGAGCTTGCCCATTCTTTCCAATGCAAAGCCCTTGAGAAAGTAAGTATAAGAATAATCTTCAGAAGGGTTAAGTTGTTGCAGTATACATAATGCCTCCTTATTTTTCCCTCTGTCTAACAGATACTCTGCATATTCCACGACGGGATTAATGTCCCCATCCTGCCTTATGGTTAAAACCTTCTCAAAAAATTCTTCCGCCTTTGGATCATTTAGCTTGGAAAGTACCTTAGCATAATTGAGATATGTGTAGGTTATAGTTGGGGTTATCAACCGAGAAAAATATTTATCCACCCGTTTGCGATCACCCACGATGGAAAGGACTTCGGTCATCTCATCTACGTAGTGCATCCCTATAAAGGGGTTGCCCTCTATTGCATGCACAGCTCCCAGATCCTCAGCCTGTGTAAATGCATCAGCCGCCTTCTCCAGGTATTCTTTTCTCTGGCTATGGTAGTATAATTCCCTATAGATTCTACCTAACCCTTCATAAAGATGGCGACTTTCAGGATACTTATCTCTCATAGAAAGCAATCGTCCCACTGACTTCTCAAGCCATACTACTATAGACTCGCCTTCTGTATCTATCGGCTCACCAAAACCCCGGCGCTTAATTGAATGTTTTACCTTCTCAACTTCTTCGAGGTACGCACGTAACGCTTCAACTGATTCATTCCTGTCTGGAAGATTGCTTGCCTTAACAAATTCAGTGTTCTCAATAAATGCTTCAACTTCCGGTGAGAAAGGCGATGGCATTTGGGCAACCTCTTTCTCTTCCTCAACAACCTTAGGCGTTGTTACTGCAAAGCCATCTGCTATTCTTTCCTCAGTTACTTCCGCTGCTATAACCTGTTGGTTGGGAAACAGTACAAGACAAACGATAGTTATTACTGCTTCCAAAAGCCAATGTCTTTTCGTAAACATAGTTATTCCTCCTCCTGAACTATTGATGTTTTTTAAAGTTCCAAATCATCTTTTTTTGGATACTATAATATTCTTACTAAATCTTATGGGATATTTAACAAATTCTTGAATTATTCGTGAAAGCATAATTAACCTATTATATGATTAGTCACAGATTAGAAATAAATTACCAAAATTCAGCGATAAATAACTCAAACGTCTGGTAAACAGGTCATCTCTGAAAGGTGTGTGACAATCTCAGATGATAAGACGAGATTCTTTCTGCTTCGGTCGTTCCAGCGACTCGCTGATGAGGGCGGACCCACTAAGGAAGATGCTCCGTCCTGACTGAGTACATGGGACACATTCAGGATAATGCCGAGTACGCGGTTAAAAAAGCTCTTCAGAAGTTTCTTGGGCACGATAACAATTTCTTCGGAGCATTTGCAGATCATCTGGACGACGGGACTCCTGTGAAGGCAACAGTATCAATTGACGGAGGGGATGACCCTCCTTCCACGCTCACGATCACCGTAGATTTTACCGGCACCGGTACGCAGCATCCGGAACGATAATCTGAACGCACCGGTCTCTGTTACCCGTTCTGCAGTCCTGTATGTGCTCAGGGTGATTACGGGTGCTGACATCCCGCTGAACAGCGGTTGCCTCAATCCTGTTGAAATGATTATCCCCGCGGGAACATTACTTGCCCCTGCATATCCGTCTCCTGTGGCAACCGGCAATGTGGAAACTTCCCAGCGGGTCGTTGATGTCCTTCTCGGTGCATTCGGCATTGCTTCGGCATCCCAGGGAACGATGAATAACCTGCTTTTTCAGGTCAACGGGGAGCAGCCATATTATGAGACCATAGCCGGAGGAGCCGGGGCAATCGATGGATGCAGGGGAGCCTCAGGTATCCAGGTACATATGACCAATACGAGGATTACCGACCCTGAAATCCTGGAATTCCGGCATCCGGGGGTAAGGCTCGAACGGTTTACCCTGCGGAAAAATTCCGGTGGCAACGGGAAGTTTCCCGGCGGTGACGGGGTAATCAGGGAGATACAGTTCCTAAGGCACGCAATCGTTGCGATTCTCTCCGAAAGAAGAATTTATCCTCCTTACGGAATCAGAGGGGGAAAGCCGGGCAAAAAAGGCGTGAATATGCTGAAAAAGGCTGACGGCAGCAGTGAAGTTCTTGGTCACAGGGCTGTTCTTGAAGTCTGTCCGGGAGATGCGATAATTATTGAAACACCGGGGGGAGGAGGGTACGGACCCCCCGGGAATACGATGAATCAGGAATAATCCTATGAGGCATTCAGAACTTTAAGGTTCCTCAGCCGGTTTGGATGCTTGAGTTTTCTCATGGCTTTTGCCTCTATCTGCCTGACCCGCTCACGGGTAATAGAGAGACGTCTCCCGACTTCTTCAAGCGTATGGTCTCTTTCAGCGCCGATACCGAATCTCATCCTGATCACTTCCTCTTCCCGTGGTGTGAGCGTGTGCAGGACTTCGAGGATCTGTTCGGTAATGTTGTTCTTTTCCATATCAGCGTATGGAGACGGAGTATTGCTGTCCCCGATGAAATCCTCGAGCGTTGCGTCTTCATCTCCGATAATGGTCTGAAGGGCTACCGGGTCCTGCATCGCCCTGAACACCTCCTCAATTTTCCTGGAAGGCACCTCGAGTCTTTCGGCAATTTCTTCAACAGAGGGCTCCCTGCCGAGATACGTCACAAGGTCTTTGGACGTCCTGGTAATCTTGTTGCAGAGTTCCATAACGTGGACAGGAACCCTAATGGTCTTTGTCTGATCAATGAGCGCCCTTGTGATCGACTGCCGGATCCACCAAGTAGCATAGGTGCTGAACTTGAAGCCGCGCTTGTAGTCGAATTTGTCTATCGCCTTCATGAGGCCGATATTTCCCTCCTGGATGAGATCGAGGAGCGAGAGGCCCCTTCCGAGATAATGCTTGGCAATATTGACCACCAACCTCAGATTGTGGGTTATCAGCGCATTCTTCGCCTCATCAACAAGGGCCCTTGCCCTTGAGATTCTCTCATATGTTGTTTTCAGTTCTTCAAATCTGCTTCCTGACTCTGTCTCAATGCGTTTTCTGACATCATGAAATGCCTTCACAATATTCTTTATCTTGTCACCGCCTGCAGCTGTTTTTCTTTTTCCCCTCACGAATCTCCTGACATCCTGCAGATCCCCGTTTCCGCCGAGGAGTCTTTCCGTATTGCGCACTTCAAGCATAAGAGCGTCAAGTACTTCCAGGCTTTTTCTGAGCGCCTCATCCGCCAGTTCCTCCGGTGTCTGATATGTATCCCTGTGATCCCAGTCTTCCAGATCCTTTTTTATTCTCCTGTACATCGGAAGCGAGGCAATCGTTTCCCGGAGTATCTTTTTTCCCTGTTCTATGCTCCTTGCGAGTTCCCCCTCTTCATCCTTGGAGAGCACAGAAATATCTCCCATGGAGCGGAAATATGCCTGGACGAGGTCTTCGGTCTTTTCATCACCTTCCCGCTCCCCTACAGCATCATCCTCTTCATTTTCCGTTACCGTATCATGACTCTCCACGACCTGCACGCCCATATCACTGAGAAGAGCCAGAAGGTCCTCCAGTTCGTCCTGCGATGCAAATTCCGAAGGAAATGCCTCGTGTATTTCATTGTAAGAAATAACCCCGCGTCTTTTTCCCAGATCTATAATCTCTTCAAAAATATCCCAGTCTTTCATGGCCATATTCCCCTCTTTCATTCCTTATCCCTGGATGGTCTCGTATCTTCCGGAATCAGAATGGGAACGAATTCCTCGTGTCTGACAAGCGCCTTCTCGATGTCAAGCCGGTTCCATATATCCGCAAGGGCCCTCGCTATTTTCTGGAGAATATTATTCATCATAAATTGTTTTTGCAATATTCGTACCACCTGATCCCTGCATTTCCTATATTCTGCGAGTTGTATTACTCTTATTTTATACTATATCTATATTATTTAATATGCAAATCGTATACCACATTCTTGCTATGTGTACCAGCCATAAGCAGCCGGAGTAATGATGATCTGCAATCGCGCATCAACACACAGCCCATGTATTCACAATTTCTTGCTCAATACAGAAGAGATGCAATATCATCGCTCATTCTCGGTCCGCGTTGCAGACCTCCGAGGTACAGAGTGTTCTTCGCTTTATGGCATCGAACACTCTGTAAATCCGCGCTGATACCGCATCTCTTCTGTTATTCCACGCTTCAGTAATACTCTGGGCTAGGAATGTTCCTCTGAAATTGTGTAGCGGACTTCCTATGAATAGGTAATTTGCGTTATATTCTGTGGAGTATAGTGTTCTGCGATTCTGGAGGAGAGTATCTGTCAGTCCTGAAACAGATCCGTGCTCAGATAGCGTTCACCGGTGCTTGGAAGAATTACCACAATCTGCTTCCCGGCATTTTCCGGCCGTGCGCCAATCTGAAGGGCAGCCCGCACAGCTGCACCAGAAGAGATGCCGCACAGGATTCCTTCTTCTTTTGCCATCATCCGCGCGGTTTCGAACGCCTGAGCATTTGATATCGTGACAATTTCATCAATGATGCGGGTATTCAGCACCTTGGGAATAAAGCCCGCCCCTATCCCCTGAATCTTATGGGGACCGGGTGCACCGCCGGACAATACAGGAGAATCTGCCGGTTCAACGGCAACGGCCCTGAAGGACGGTTTGCGCTCTTTGATCACCTCGGAAACACCGGTAATAGTCCCTCCAGTCCCAACCCCTGCAACAAGAATATCAGCCGCACCACCGGTATCCCGCCAGATTTCTTCTGCAGTGGTTTTCCGGTGAATATCTGGATTTGCCGGGTTGCTGAACTGATCCGGCATGTAGGCATGCGCTGTCGCCGCAACAATCTCTCCGGCCCGCCTTATCGCACCCTTCATCCCCTCACTTCCCGGGGTCAGCACTATCTCTGCGCCGAGGTGCTTCAGGAGCTTTCTCCTCTCAATGCTCATGGTCTCCGGCATGGTCAGGATAAGCCGGTATTGTCTGGTTGCACATACAAAGGCAAGTGCAATGCCCGTATTGCCGCTGGTCGGCTCAACGATTACCGTATCGCTGTGTATCAGGCCCTCTGCTTCTGCAGATATGATCATGGACAACCCGATTCTGTCCTTTACGCTTCCGAGTGGGTTTCTGAACTCCAGTTTTGCCAGGATGGTTGCATCTGTATCCTTGGCAATCCTGTTCAGACGGACAAGCGGGGTAGCGCCTATCGTCTGTGCAATATCCAGAAAAATCTCAGACATGGCGATTTCTCCATTCTCTCATGCGGTTCCTGATACAGCATTATTGAGATGCGGAACCACGTGTTATTTGTATACCAGTTCGGGTTTTTTCATAAACACTTTTGTATCAGGCGGCACAGATTCGGTGAGCCATACATTGCCGCCGATCACAGAGCGTGCCCCGATCACTGCTTCGCCACCGAGTATGGTCACCCCGGCATAAATCACTACGTCATCTTCGATGGTTGGATGACGTTTTTGGCTCCTGAGACGTTCCACCGCGTCCTTGGGCAGCGAAAGGGCCCCGAGTGTCACTCCCTGATAGATCCTCACCCGGTTGCCAATGCTCGTCGTCTCCCCTATCACTACTCCGGTACCATGGTCGATAAAAAAACTTTCACCTATCCGTGCGCCCGGATGTATGTCAATTCCCGTCATACTGTGGGCATATTCTGTCATTATCCGGGGAATCAATGATACGCCCTGGTTGTGAAGCAGATGGGCTATCCGGTATACGGTAATCGCAAAAAGCCCCGGATAACTGAAAATGACTTCATCATAGCTCTTTGCTGCCGGATCCCCCTCGTGTGCAGCACGAATATCTTTTGCAAGGAGCCTTCTCAGCTGCGGAAGTTCCTTCAGGAAATTTGCGGTGATCTCCTGCCCACGCTCCTCACAGTTTACACAGACCATATCATGCCGGCGGCATTCATGACGCATTGCGAGGGTAATCTGGTCGGAAAGCCCTTCAAAAAAGTTGGTTATTTCCTGACCGAAAAAGTACGGGATATTGACTTTGTCGATGCGGATCTGTGAAAAATAGCCCGGGTAGAGAATCCGGCAGGCCATATGAATGATGCCGATGACTGCTTCTCTTGAAGGCAAAGGCTCCAGGTCCACATGATCAAAGCACTCCTCGGTATTGCATGAAAGTACAAGCTGACTGACAATATCAGGGATTTCTTCCCTGAATTTTTTTACTTTTTCCCTTTCTATTTTACATTGTTCAAGTTTTGACTCTTCCATGGCAGGCGTTTCCTCCCTGCAGTAGTAGTGTACACCTTCATAGGTGACGTAAATAAGAAATATATTTTTATTGTAGCGTATCCTGCACCCGTCCACAAGGGCACCCCGGCAGGATCTATGGTAAAACAGCTACTTATCATATCCCTGGCAAAGGTGTAGAATATATAATCTGGTACAGGAACTGAAAAGATGATTATTCTGGACGAGTTTGAGGGAAAGACGATCAGTCTTGATCTTTATGACGGCGAGCTATCTCACGTCCTGTCGCTCCTGGCAGATGCTGCCCGACAGGATGGATTTTTTCTCGTGGTTGATAAACAGATAAAAGGGAAAATCCAGGTACAAATGGATGAACCGTGGAACATCATTCTTATAGAAATACTGGCAGGTGTCAATTTCATGACAATGCTGGTCAATAACAAGATACTCATCTCTCTGATGGATGGCATACAGGAAGAACCTGCCGAACAGTAATGCCTGCCTGCAGATACACGCATGCTGCCTGATATTCAGTATGCGACAATCCCCGTCAGGGAATGTGTCACATACTGTGAGGCATTCTTTGTAGTTGCATATCCGGCATTCCGATGTCCGGTTACATATCACTGAGGGAACAGCCCAGGAGAAGCCTTACCCTGCAGTTTCCGTCTGAATCTACAGCTTTGAACTCTGAATATGTGATCGGGCCTCTGCAGTATGGTGTATGGCAGGTGAAATCGGTAAACAGTTCGATAGTATCTCCCTGAAGTATGTCAACCATATAATTGCGCTTCAGAATGGTGCAGTCATTATTGTTTTTTTTGTAACGAAGGTCGACCAAGGTAAGGTTTT from Nitrospirota bacterium includes the following:
- a CDS encoding archease — protein: MEKYTVLDISGDVGLRAFGRSSKEAFVNAAAGMYSLITDPDFIKEKETVTPAVESHSLDGLLVSWLNELIFHFDAYGFIGKTIHINELVCEDGQPESEQTCRLTAVISGEKFDPERHDGKLLIKAATYHMLRVEKPADIWEIDVIFDI
- a CDS encoding peptidylprolyl isomerase — translated: MRKLLVLVFSISLLAACAQKGEQKGPYLAKVGNTKITQNDLEREFKNLPDFAQKMFEDSKGKEQFLDELIKKEMLYQEAVKRGLDKDTEFQKKVEEFRKLTLISQLLEKEIEEKTKVTEKDVKDYYEKHKEELASVSQIRASHILVKTEEEAKKVQERLKKGEDFSALAKKLSIDPGSAPNGGDLGFFSAGQMVPEFESAAAKLKPGEVSGPVKTRFGYHLIKTTDKKMGKPVEFDKIQHVLMQRLSAEKQKEFFDTYIEDLKKAYKVEINRDAVSKLGAAEEKQEKPGQEAEPQQKPKQETGKK
- the hemL gene encoding glutamate-1-semialdehyde 2,1-aminomutase, with the translated sequence MVRKKSHTLFQKAGTLIPGGVNSPVRAFRAVGGNPVFIRKAKGSKLYDVDGNVYIDYVLSWGPLILGHAHAKVVSALKKAVENGTSYGAPTSLEIQLAELVLKAYPSMDKVRMVNSGTEATMSAIRVARGFTGRDKIIKFEGCYHGHADGLLVKAGSGATTFGVPDSPGVPKSYAKNTITLPFNDISALTSVIRNEWKSLACVILEPVVGNIGCVLPKPGFLESLRRLTNDHGIVLIFDEVMTGFRVSYGGAQESFGITPDMTCLGKVIGGGLPVGAYGGKKEIMSMVSPEGPVYQAGTLSGNPLAMTAGIETLKILARKDTYRKLENTAALLERGLRDAAKSSGVSTRFYRAGTMFCTYFTNTDVVDYATAKTSDTARFSRFFASMLEHGVYLAPSQFESGFISLAHTPHDIEKTVKAAYRSFTALR
- a CDS encoding AtpZ/AtpI family protein, which codes for MGFSNFREYMQAWIVGLHLVLSTFIGLAMGYGLDYLMDRWFGWHTKPWLTVIFLIFGIIAGFKELYLMARKADRDSDKKNL
- a CDS encoding tetratricopeptide repeat protein — its product is MDSQELLKQAQVLLAEGKDAESADAFTKALEAGADPYICYLSRGVAYIKMQEIDKAVDDFSQAANANSQSPRAYLYRGMAYMMKVEFENAVADFTRALELKTDFGMAMFARGVSYARLGRFEEASRDMMTVMPQMEQNLQSFADSYGIVRTEMWKVMAQLSGEAKTPTLDLNEKDMNTLKKWLGDA
- a CDS encoding PilZ domain-containing protein — translated: MGIKRQHQRYLVKLPAEIHFRDYMIQGITVRVSQKGFFIRSQRNFPVGTSVAINLRLLDDSVCRLHGIVKYVRNVNLIERKNGMGIELTQGDPRFSEFMKSLQN
- a CDS encoding tetratricopeptide repeat protein, which gives rise to MFTKRHWLLEAVITIVCLVLFPNQQVIAAEVTEERIADGFAVTTPKVVEEEKEVAQMPSPFSPEVEAFIENTEFVKASNLPDRNESVEALRAYLEEVEKVKHSIKRRGFGEPIDTEGESIVVWLEKSVGRLLSMRDKYPESRHLYEGLGRIYRELYYHSQRKEYLEKAADAFTQAEDLGAVHAIEGNPFIGMHYVDEMTEVLSIVGDRKRVDKYFSRLITPTITYTYLNYAKVLSKLNDPKAEEFFEKVLTIRQDGDINPVVEYAEYLLDRGKNKEALCILQQLNPSEDYSYTYFLKGFALERMGKLKKAEEEYKKYLKFSDTGGYRAPLPTKYKIPGSKLQKDIFFKSENSKDGESLKSGTVSAADIRDTSPYCSSTDWACKARYYMVWTINGEAEKAGSFGSGTVGMMRAVGWNIRTRVNILSGTIDCVGTQYCFHNAPGYTIPAGDVTALHKRYYYVIEKGVYEGLKIGSYTSGSAKVYEDVFNGRVPDPIAGKCLYGTMSGEKCNGTCTSSGIWNSFWASQSGQEFRAGKLEWYWNPQWGTDGCYRFVPMYSPTGAYCGINCWKERGVICPVVKKLDYSPYRLCSGGYTNYPYNGPVYGNFFWSFNR
- a CDS encoding hydantoinase B/oxoprolinase family protein → MGHIQDNAEYAVKKALQKFLGHDNNFFGAFADHLDDGTPVKATVSIDGGDDPPSTLTITVDFTGTGTQHPER
- a CDS encoding hydantoinase B/oxoprolinase family protein; the protein is MLRVITGADIPLNSGCLNPVEMIIPAGTLLAPAYPSPVATGNVETSQRVVDVLLGAFGIASASQGTMNNLLFQVNGEQPYYETIAGGAGAIDGCRGASGIQVHMTNTRITDPEILEFRHPGVRLERFTLRKNSGGNGKFPGGDGVIREIQFLRHAIVAILSERRIYPPYGIRGGKPGKKGVNMLKKADGSSEVLGHRAVLEVCPGDAIIIETPGGGGYGPPGNTMNQE